One genomic segment of Gopherus flavomarginatus isolate rGopFla2 chromosome 11, rGopFla2.mat.asm, whole genome shotgun sequence includes these proteins:
- the LOC127031205 gene encoding olfactory receptor 4D9-like gives MEQQNLTSTMTEFVLLGLTQSPEIQRCLFIIFFIVYLTTWLGNVTIIITVITEQQLHSPMYFLLANLAFLDVSDSSVTAPKLLLGLLSQHRAISFNECILQMFFFHFFASAAILVFVLMAVDRYVAIYKPLRYLNIMNRGVCVGLVAGAWMGGLAHSIVQIALVLQLPFCGPNILDNFYCDVPQVIKLACTDTYLVELLMVSNSGMFVIVMFIILLISYTIILVKIKKHVTDGKCKALSTCGTQITLVCLQFIPSTFIYARPFRKFPMDKLASVFFTLITPMMNAMIYTLRNAEMKKAIRKLMRRILFSQRKL, from the coding sequence ATGGAACAGCAGAACCTCACTTCCACAATGACAGAATTTGTCCTTTTGGGACTCACCCAGAGTCCTGAGATTCAGCGATGCCTCTTCATCATCTTCTTCATAGTGTATCTTACAACCTGGCTGGGAAATGTTACCATCATCATCACAGTGATAActgagcaacagctccactccccCATGTACTTCCTGCTGGCCAACTTGGCTTTCCTAGATGTCAGCGACTCATCAGTCACTGCTCCCAAATTGCTGTTGGGTCTCCTCTCTCAGCACAGAGCCATCTCATTCAATGAGTGCATCCTCCAGATGTTCTTCTTCCACTTCTTCGCTAGTGCTGCAATTTTAGTTTTTGTGTTGATGGCAGTTGATCGGTATGTAGCTATCTATAAACCATTGCGTTACTTGAATATCATGAaccgaggtgtgtgtgtgggcctgGTGGCAGGGGCATGGATGGGTGGATTGGCTCACTCAATTGTTCAGATCGCACTGGTCCTCCAGTTGCCATTTTGTGGTCCAAACATCCTGGATAATTTCTACTGTGATGTCCCACAAGTCATCAAACTGGCCTGCACTGACACCTACTTGGTTGAGTTGCTGATGGTCTCCAACAGTGGGATGTTCGTCATAGTAATGTTCATCATCCTGCTCATTTCATACACCATCATCCTAGTCAAGATAAAGAAACACGTCACAGATGGGAAGTGCAAAGCTCTGTCCACCTGTGGAACCCAGATCACACTTGTGTGTTTACAATTCATACCTTCCACCTTCATCTACGCTCGGCCCTTCCGGAAATTCCCCATGGACAAGTTGGCCTCAGTCTTTTTCACTCTAATCACCCCAATGATGAATGCAATGATCTACACCCTGAGAAATGCTGAGATGAAAAAAGCCATCAGGAAACTGATGAGAAGAATCCTTTTCTCACAGAGGAAATTATAG